A single window of Corallincola holothuriorum DNA harbors:
- a CDS encoding trypsin-like serine protease, whose amino-acid sequence MKKLIALAVAASTLAISGHVYAGPLSNLHSSNVAPMVVAGNPNDPVNPDSPGDRVDPNVASSPFAGVVSIYIQYEDGGYICTGAMIDKWHVATAAHCVDETDTGVAIDLTNPNNNLSIQLNNDGSYRDDRAGSIISARNATIHPDYEGFGICPDGSFGCVNDDIALIELSKPVGDDIPIYEFLDRPVMANDQFVMVGYGTSGDAVDGYYVSPDFDVKRVGANVVDLFETDDEGDFVFGPDNSEGLAEVWYADFDGDRDSDGVVTGDEDAHCFYYGICSEQLPNANDWDNMVWGEANIGGGDSGGPSFIYDEATGKYLLAANNTFGIPIYDGAGGDIFGGIVYGAYSDWINNYLNTTNVPAPAPLALLGLGLVCLMLKRRKA is encoded by the coding sequence ATGAAAAAGCTAATCGCACTCGCTGTAGCGGCGTCGACACTCGCGATCTCCGGCCATGTCTATGCCGGGCCGCTAAGCAACCTGCACTCCAGTAACGTTGCTCCCATGGTTGTAGCGGGTAATCCAAACGACCCGGTTAATCCAGACTCACCGGGTGACCGCGTTGATCCAAACGTAGCAAGCTCGCCTTTTGCTGGTGTTGTAAGCATCTATATTCAATATGAAGATGGTGGTTATATCTGTACTGGCGCGATGATCGATAAATGGCATGTCGCCACCGCGGCACACTGTGTCGACGAGACTGACACAGGCGTTGCTATCGATCTCACCAATCCAAATAACAACCTGTCCATTCAATTAAATAATGATGGTTCATATCGTGATGACCGCGCGGGTAGCATTATTTCAGCACGCAATGCCACCATCCATCCTGACTATGAAGGCTTTGGGATCTGTCCAGATGGTTCGTTTGGTTGTGTTAATGATGACATCGCACTGATTGAATTGAGCAAGCCTGTCGGCGACGACATTCCAATTTATGAATTTCTTGATCGCCCTGTGATGGCCAACGACCAGTTTGTCATGGTCGGCTACGGTACCTCTGGTGATGCCGTCGATGGCTATTACGTGTCTCCAGACTTTGATGTTAAGCGTGTCGGCGCAAACGTCGTCGACCTATTTGAAACCGATGACGAAGGTGATTTCGTTTTCGGCCCTGATAATAGCGAAGGTTTAGCAGAAGTTTGGTACGCCGACTTCGACGGTGATCGTGACAGTGATGGCGTCGTAACCGGCGACGAAGATGCACATTGCTTCTACTACGGTATCTGTAGCGAACAACTGCCAAATGCCAATGACTGGGACAACATGGTTTGGGGTGAAGCCAACATTGGTGGCGGCGACTCTGGTGGCCCATCATTTATTTATGATGAAGCAACCGGCAAGTACCTGTTAGCGGCAAACAACACGTTCGGTATTCCAATCTATGATGGTGCGGGTGGTGACATCTTTGGTGGCATCGTTTACGGCGCTTACAGCGACTGGATAAACAACTATCTGAATACTACTAATGTGCCTGCGCCTGCGCCGTTAGCCTTACTTGGGCTGGGTCTGGTATGCTTGATGCTTAAGCGTAGAAAAGCGTAA
- a CDS encoding VanZ family protein — MPNDKISHYLAFFALALLISHGLLLKIRYQLVLLGSYGLLIEWVQSYLPYRTASIADFAADMAGALTYYLIAAIISLIYRHFFQQETNHAS; from the coding sequence ATGCCCAACGATAAAATCAGTCATTATCTGGCTTTTTTTGCCCTGGCATTGCTTATCTCCCATGGCCTGTTACTGAAGATCCGTTATCAACTGGTGCTGTTGGGAAGTTACGGGCTGCTCATTGAATGGGTGCAGAGCTATCTTCCTTATCGCACCGCCAGTATTGCGGATTTTGCAGCGGATATGGCTGGTGCCCTCACCTATTATCTGATTGCAGCCATCATCAGCTTAATCTATCGACATTTTTTCCAGCAGGAGACCAACCATGCCAGTTAA